In the genome of Paracoccus tegillarcae, one region contains:
- a CDS encoding metal ABC transporter substrate-binding protein, producing MMQSLARPPLRLAALAVLTLLTALPVQAQDQAQDQRLKVSTSFTIIADMARNVAGDVADVEAITRPGADIHNYQPTAGDMIRASDAGLILVNGMNLEAWFQQFIDKLGDIPVAVVSDGVEPIAISGGSYDGKPNPHAWMALDSALIYVDNIVAALSTADPDNAATYRANGDSYKQQISEAIAPLRDAAKNLPDNHRWLVTSEGAFSYLARDFGLSELFLWPINADGQGTPQQVRRVIDTVRDQAIPVIFSESTVSDRPARAVAGETGARYGGQLYVDSLSEADGPVPTYLELLRTTSDIILSELQK from the coding sequence ATGATGCAATCTCTCGCCCGGCCCCCGTTACGTCTTGCTGCGCTGGCAGTGCTAACGCTGCTGACTGCCCTGCCCGTTCAGGCACAGGATCAAGCCCAGGATCAGCGGCTGAAGGTATCGACAAGTTTCACCATTATCGCCGACATGGCCCGCAACGTCGCAGGCGACGTGGCAGATGTAGAGGCGATCACCCGCCCCGGCGCGGATATCCACAATTACCAGCCCACGGCGGGAGATATGATCCGGGCCTCGGATGCCGGGCTGATCCTGGTCAACGGCATGAACCTTGAGGCCTGGTTTCAGCAATTCATCGACAAGCTGGGCGATATCCCCGTGGCGGTCGTCAGCGACGGGGTCGAGCCGATCGCCATCAGCGGCGGCAGCTATGACGGCAAGCCCAACCCCCATGCCTGGATGGCGCTGGATAGTGCGCTGATCTATGTCGATAATATTGTCGCGGCACTGTCTACCGCCGACCCCGACAATGCCGCGACCTACCGTGCCAATGGTGACAGCTACAAGCAGCAGATCAGCGAAGCCATCGCCCCCCTGCGCGACGCCGCCAAGAACCTGCCCGACAACCACCGCTGGCTGGTGACCTCAGAGGGCGCCTTTTCCTACCTCGCCCGCGACTTCGGCCTGTCCGAGTTGTTCCTCTGGCCGATCAACGCCGATGGGCAGGGCACACCCCAACAGGTGCGCCGGGTGATCGACACAGTACGCGACCAGGCAATCCCGGTGATCTTTTCGGAATCCACCGTCTCGGATCGCCCGGCCCGTGCTGTCGCAGGTGAAACCGGCGCACGCTATGGTGGCCAACTCTACGTCGACAGCCTGTCCGAGGCAGACGGGCCGGTGCCCACCTATCTAGAGCTATTGCGCACC
- a CDS encoding LysR substrate-binding domain-containing protein yields the protein MNRISLSGLRAIEAAARLGTLNAAADELGVTAGALSQRIARTEAQLGQPVFDRSGQSLRPTELGRDIAARLTRGMSELSAAVALADPTADTTLTISVAPLFASRWLVWRLPRFSQAHPGIRVRIEPASRMVSPGIDGIDIGLRIGQGNWPGLRLDRLMPQRFFPVCAPALADRLHHADDLRNIPVIRENARLQGWQEWLSPHRMQPDDLPDGPELADGGLCLNAAISGQGVFMAWAVLAADALTEGTLIRPLPGEATNSEYYWLATAPESHRKPAIGWFRTWLRQELAASLGKGDDG from the coding sequence TTGAATCGCATCTCTCTGTCCGGCCTGCGCGCCATCGAGGCCGCTGCCCGTCTCGGCACACTGAACGCGGCCGCCGATGAACTGGGCGTCACAGCCGGCGCGCTCAGCCAGCGCATCGCCCGGACCGAGGCGCAATTGGGCCAGCCGGTCTTTGATCGGTCGGGCCAGAGCCTGCGCCCCACCGAACTGGGCCGCGACATCGCCGCGCGGCTGACACGCGGCATGTCGGAACTGTCGGCCGCCGTAGCACTGGCAGATCCGACGGCGGATACGACGCTGACCATCTCGGTGGCGCCGCTGTTCGCCAGCCGCTGGCTGGTCTGGCGGTTGCCGCGTTTCTCTCAGGCCCATCCCGGCATTCGTGTCCGCATCGAACCGGCAAGCCGCATGGTGAGCCCGGGCATCGACGGGATTGATATCGGATTGCGCATTGGCCAAGGCAATTGGCCTGGCCTGCGGCTGGACCGGCTGATGCCGCAACGGTTTTTCCCCGTCTGCGCACCGGCGCTGGCCGATCGGTTGCACCATGCGGATGACCTGCGCAATATCCCGGTAATCCGCGAAAACGCCCGGTTACAGGGCTGGCAGGAATGGTTGTCACCTCATCGCATGCAGCCGGACGATCTGCCCGATGGCCCGGAACTGGCGGATGGCGGGCTGTGCCTCAACGCGGCGATCTCGGGCCAGGGTGTGTTCATGGCCTGGGCGGTGCTGGCCGCCGATGCCTTGACCGAAGGTACGCTGATCCGGCCCTTGCCGGGTGAGGCCACGAATAGCGAATATTACTGGCTGGCCACAGCGCCTGAATCGCATCGCAAGCCTGCCATTGGATGGTTTCGCACATGGCTGCGACAAGAACTGGCCGCTTCGCTGGGCAAAGGAGACGATGGCTGA
- the purM gene encoding phosphoribosylformylglycinamidine cyclo-ligase: MSDKPNGLTYAEAGVDIDAGNALVDRIKPAAAATQRAGVVDGLGGFGALFDLRAAGYDDPVLVAATDGVGTKLRIAIDTGHLDGVGVDLVAMCVNDLVCQGAEPLFFLDYFATGKLSVDEGARVIEGIAKGCSGSGCALIGGETAEMPGMYAKGDFDLAGFAVGALERGAALPANVAEGDVLLGLASDGVHSNGFSLVRRVAEAAGLGWDAPSPFGDGTLGQALLVPTRLYVSSVLAAIREGGVHAAAHITGGGITENLPRVLPKDLGAEVDLSAWSLPPVFAWLQQAGGIAEAEMLKTFNSGIGMVLSVAEDRADALSDLLAAQGEKVHRLGRVVAGQGVRYTGKLQ, encoded by the coding sequence ATGAGCGATAAACCCAATGGTCTGACCTATGCAGAGGCGGGCGTCGATATTGACGCCGGGAACGCGCTGGTTGATCGCATCAAGCCCGCCGCCGCTGCCACTCAGAGGGCTGGCGTGGTCGATGGGCTGGGCGGCTTTGGTGCGCTGTTTGATCTGCGCGCGGCGGGTTACGACGATCCGGTGCTGGTGGCTGCGACCGATGGGGTGGGCACCAAGCTGCGCATCGCCATCGACACGGGCCATCTGGACGGCGTCGGCGTTGATCTGGTGGCAATGTGTGTCAACGATCTGGTCTGCCAAGGGGCCGAGCCGCTGTTTTTCCTGGACTATTTCGCCACAGGCAAGCTGTCGGTCGATGAGGGGGCGCGGGTGATCGAGGGGATTGCAAAGGGTTGCTCTGGCTCTGGCTGTGCACTGATCGGGGGCGAGACGGCCGAAATGCCGGGCATGTATGCCAAGGGCGATTTCGATCTGGCCGGTTTCGCGGTCGGCGCGCTGGAACGCGGTGCCGCGCTGCCTGCAAATGTGGCCGAGGGCGATGTACTGCTGGGGCTAGCCTCGGACGGGGTGCATTCCAACGGATTTTCGCTGGTGCGCCGCGTGGCCGAGGCCGCCGGGCTGGGCTGGGATGCGCCGTCGCCCTTTGGCGATGGCACGCTTGGGCAGGCGCTGTTGGTGCCGACACGGCTTTATGTCTCGTCAGTGCTGGCCGCGATCCGCGAGGGCGGCGTTCACGCGGCGGCGCATATCACCGGCGGTGGCATCACCGAGAACCTGCCGCGTGTCCTGCCCAAGGATCTGGGTGCCGAGGTCGACCTGTCCGCATGGTCCCTGCCGCCGGTTTTTGCCTGGCTGCAACAGGCGGGCGGCATCGCCGAGGCCGAAATGCTGAAAACATTCAACAGCGGCATTGGCATGGTCCTGTCCGTGGCCGAAGATCGCGCAGACGCGCTGAGCGATTTGCTGGCAGCGCAAGGTGAGAAGGTGCACCGCCTTGGCCGCGTCGTGGCGGGACAGGGCGTGCGTTACACCGGCAAGCTGCAGTGA
- a CDS encoding Fur family transcriptional regulator, with protein MSNDRATQLEDALREAGVRITRQRAALLAVLAACDDHPDAAELHRRAEAAGAGVSLATVYRTLTTLQAQGVIDKLEFQGEPARWEPADQQHHDHMIDVETGQVIEFTNDRIERLQAEVAAEMGYEIVHHRLELYVRRRTRR; from the coding sequence ATGTCCAATGACCGTGCCACACAGTTGGAAGACGCGCTGCGAGAGGCCGGCGTTCGCATCACGCGCCAGCGCGCGGCCTTGCTGGCAGTGCTGGCAGCTTGCGACGACCACCCTGACGCAGCCGAGTTGCACCGCCGGGCCGAGGCCGCAGGCGCAGGCGTCTCGCTGGCAACGGTCTATCGCACGCTGACCACACTGCAGGCGCAGGGCGTGATTGATAAACTGGAATTTCAGGGCGAACCCGCACGGTGGGAGCCCGCCGACCAGCAGCACCATGACCACATGATCGATGTCGAGACGGGGCAAGTGATCGAATTCACCAATGACCGCATCGAACGATTGCAGGCCGAGGTCGCCGCCGAAATGGGCTATGAGATCGTGCATCACAGGCTGGAACTGTATGTGCGCAGGCGCACGCGACGGTGA
- a CDS encoding E22 family MetX-like putative esterase has protein sequence MIKLIVMGVVIAMPAAAYEPLVEKQEFTLTEFVTDGGETIPEMRLGYETYGTLNEARDNAILIPHYFSGSSHAAGKYAEGDAAPGYWDAIIGSGKPIDTDKWFVVSVDSPVNLGANDPNVITTGPASINPATDQPWGMDFPILTMGDFVETQKGLMDQLEIPKWHAVMGASMGGIQSYEWAARYPDLLDRVVPVIASGWADADLIAWLDIWASPIRLDPNWNGGDYYDGEPPNAGLADALKTLTLHANSAEWSNGTFGRNWAEDGADPAAGWDNEFAVVDALNAAGAARAGLSDANHFLYLVKANQLFVAGGAGENLYQGLLDIDVPVMLIHTDEDLVFPGDAVRETGAIIKSDGTPVEIVELQGTRGHLDGVLGIAQAGERIRAFIEAE, from the coding sequence ATGATAAAATTAATCGTTATGGGTGTGGTGATCGCCATGCCCGCCGCCGCATATGAGCCATTGGTCGAAAAGCAGGAATTCACGCTGACCGAGTTCGTCACCGATGGGGGTGAGACGATCCCCGAGATGCGCTTGGGCTATGAAACCTATGGCACGCTGAACGAAGCGCGCGACAATGCGATCCTGATTCCGCATTATTTCAGCGGCAGCAGCCACGCCGCCGGAAAATATGCCGAGGGCGATGCCGCGCCTGGCTATTGGGATGCGATCATTGGTTCGGGCAAGCCGATCGACACCGACAAATGGTTCGTCGTGTCGGTGGACAGCCCCGTCAATCTGGGTGCCAATGATCCCAATGTCATCACCACCGGACCGGCCAGCATCAACCCCGCGACGGACCAGCCATGGGGCATGGACTTCCCGATCCTGACCATGGGCGATTTCGTTGAAACGCAAAAGGGGCTGATGGATCAGCTTGAGATTCCGAAATGGCACGCGGTGATGGGGGCCTCAATGGGGGGCATCCAGAGCTATGAATGGGCCGCGCGCTATCCCGATCTGCTAGATCGCGTCGTGCCGGTGATCGCCTCGGGTTGGGCCGATGCTGATCTGATCGCCTGGCTGGATATCTGGGCCTCGCCCATCCGGCTGGATCCAAATTGGAACGGCGGCGATTATTATGATGGCGAGCCGCCGAATGCGGGCTTGGCCGATGCGCTGAAAACGCTGACTCTGCACGCGAATTCGGCGGAATGGTCCAATGGAACCTTCGGGCGAAACTGGGCCGAGGATGGCGCCGATCCGGCTGCTGGCTGGGACAACGAGTTCGCTGTCGTGGACGCGCTGAACGCTGCGGGCGCCGCGCGTGCCGGGTTGTCCGATGCCAACCATTTTCTCTATCTGGTCAAGGCCAACCAGCTGTTCGTGGCCGGTGGCGCGGGCGAAAACCTGTATCAGGGCCTTCTGGATATCGACGTGCCGGTCATGCTAATCCACACCGATGAGGATCTGGTCTTTCCGGGCGACGCGGTGCGCGAAACCGGCGCGATCATCAAATCCGACGGCACGCCGGTCGAGATCGTCGAACTGCAGGGCACGCGCGGCCATCTGGATGGCGTGCTGGGCATCGCGCAGGCCGGCGAACGTATCCGCGCCTTCATCGAGGCCGAATAA
- the purN gene encoding phosphoribosylglycinamide formyltransferase, giving the protein MKRVAILISGGGSNMLRLLDSMTGDHPARPVLVGSNDPTAGGLAKASARGVPVFSVDHRDFASRADFEAALLPPLLEAGPDIICLAGFMRILTSDFVRRFEGRILNIHPSLLPKYPGLHTHRRAIEAGDAQAGASVHQVTADLDAGPVLGQARVPVLPNDTSDTLAARVLVQEHRLYPAVLRRFAENDPTPVLLGD; this is encoded by the coding sequence GTGAAGCGCGTCGCCATTCTGATCTCTGGCGGCGGCTCGAACATGCTGCGCCTGCTGGACAGCATGACTGGCGATCACCCGGCGCGGCCCGTTCTGGTCGGTTCGAACGATCCCACCGCCGGCGGATTGGCAAAGGCGTCAGCGCGTGGCGTTCCGGTGTTTTCGGTCGATCATCGCGATTTCGCCAGCCGCGCCGATTTCGAGGCGGCGCTGCTGCCGCCGCTGCTGGAGGCTGGGCCCGATATCATCTGCCTTGCCGGTTTCATGCGTATCCTGACATCGGATTTCGTGCGGCGTTTTGAGGGCCGAATTCTGAATATTCATCCCTCACTCTTGCCAAAATATCCGGGGCTGCACACCCATCGCCGCGCCATCGAGGCGGGCGATGCGCAGGCTGGCGCGAGTGTGCATCAGGTGACCGCCGATCTGGATGCCGGCCCGGTTCTGGGACAGGCACGTGTGCCGGTCCTGCCCAATGATACGTCTGATACGCTGGCCGCGCGTGTGCTGGTACAAGAGCACCGGCTTTATCCTGCGGTGCTGCGGCGGTTCGCCGAGAATGATCCCACGCCGGTCCTGCTGGGCGACTGA